In Candidatus Aramenus sp. CH1, the following proteins share a genomic window:
- a CDS encoding mechanosensitive ion channel family protein, which produces MQRLSERQIIALILTTIIGAVVVGLGLFALSVLHVVPPDYLLYTYAGVWIVGTILVTQLISSLIKRRAIRLIGASNANNVAFIAQLLGYVVAFIGFFILIKVSVTAALAAGGFAGLVLGLASQTVLSNIFAGIMLVFSRPYHVGDRITISTWQYGLIAPTYPPKFFSNDFLIPGYTGRVIDITLLYTVIYTDEKVVLKIPNNIMVQAAIFIHNVEEKRQVRTKYEVPKDLDPEVVVPRLMENIKKKIDLLLDEPSIKVLETTLNTYILGIDVVAKSIYEEPVRDAVLRETMRTVRELQEEFRSKDVRENNKEIAK; this is translated from the coding sequence ATGCAAAGGCTATCGGAAAGGCAAATTATAGCGCTCATCTTGACGACCATAATAGGCGCGGTGGTAGTGGGCCTAGGCCTCTTCGCTCTTAGCGTCTTACATGTCGTCCCTCCAGACTACCTCCTCTACACGTATGCCGGAGTCTGGATAGTCGGAACAATCCTGGTGACGCAACTCATCTCGTCGCTTATCAAGAGGAGGGCGATCAGGCTAATTGGGGCGTCAAACGCCAACAACGTTGCATTTATAGCACAGCTCTTGGGCTACGTAGTCGCGTTCATAGGCTTCTTCATCTTGATCAAGGTAAGCGTCACAGCTGCCCTAGCAGCAGGGGGCTTTGCAGGGCTAGTCCTAGGCCTTGCGTCACAGACGGTCCTCTCCAACATCTTCGCCGGAATAATGCTGGTGTTCTCTAGGCCCTATCACGTGGGAGACAGGATAACCATTTCAACATGGCAGTACGGACTGATAGCGCCGACCTACCCTCCCAAGTTCTTCTCCAACGACTTCCTCATACCGGGTTACACTGGACGGGTCATTGACATAACCTTACTTTACACGGTGATCTACACGGACGAAAAGGTCGTCCTGAAGATACCCAACAACATAATGGTACAAGCTGCCATATTTATACACAACGTAGAGGAGAAGAGGCAGGTTCGCACCAAGTACGAAGTCCCAAAGGATTTAGACCCCGAGGTAGTAGTCCCAAGGCTTATGGAAAACATAAAGAAAAAGATAGACCTCCTTTTAGACGAGCCGTCGATTAAGGTCCTGGAGACAACGCTAAACACGTACATACTGGGAATAGACGTAGTCGCAAAGTCCATATATGAGGAGCCCGTGAGAGACGCTGTACTGAGGGAGACCATGAGGACAGTGAGGGAGCTTCAAGAGGAGTTCCGAAGTAAGGACGTGAGGGAGAACAATAAGGAGATAGCGAAATAA
- a CDS encoding zinc ribbon domain-containing protein, which translates to MYQPPYNPYGTNPYVGPNWGNPNMQFLMCQQSTGLGGKTQVIPVNYPINLQYVAQEVVMFLMGQGFQAFPMVAQNMAVIQAQHSSLLGTLTDSNKAYTIRICQGPGIVVVETGISNLLQDLLVAGGTVFLTDEVLHNKLLTAAGGGVDAYEIYKEYAQEEQILNMITMLIANAPPAYPQGYGPQPGPQVPYGQPYPQQGYYQPQGYPQPYPQQPYQQLPQTSPTQPQASQAQSQNVQPASQQTQNSQVKKVKCWRCGTENDEGAKFCYNCGAKLLEPQASKQ; encoded by the coding sequence ATGTACCAGCCACCCTACAACCCTTATGGTACGAACCCTTACGTCGGTCCCAACTGGGGAAACCCGAACATGCAGTTTTTGATGTGCCAGCAGTCCACAGGCCTCGGCGGGAAGACGCAAGTGATCCCCGTCAATTACCCAATAAACCTGCAGTACGTGGCGCAGGAGGTAGTCATGTTCCTGATGGGCCAAGGCTTTCAAGCTTTTCCGATGGTTGCCCAGAACATGGCAGTGATCCAGGCCCAACACTCAAGTCTTTTAGGTACCCTCACTGACAGCAACAAGGCCTACACGATAAGAATATGCCAAGGCCCAGGCATTGTCGTGGTCGAGACGGGCATATCTAACCTCCTCCAAGACCTCCTTGTTGCTGGCGGGACAGTGTTCTTAACGGACGAAGTGCTTCACAACAAGTTACTCACAGCGGCTGGAGGAGGCGTCGACGCATACGAGATCTACAAGGAGTACGCCCAGGAGGAGCAGATACTCAACATGATAACAATGCTGATAGCCAACGCCCCTCCGGCCTACCCCCAGGGATACGGTCCCCAACCAGGGCCACAGGTCCCATACGGTCAGCCGTACCCTCAGCAGGGGTATTATCAACCTCAGGGATACCCCCAGCCCTACCCACAACAGCCCTACCAGCAACTGCCGCAGACTTCTCCAACACAGCCTCAGGCCTCGCAAGCCCAGAGCCAGAACGTCCAGCCAGCGTCGCAACAGACGCAGAACTCTCAAGTTAAGAAGGTAAAGTGCTGGAGGTGTGGGACTGAGAACGATGAGGGGGCGAAGTTCTGCTACAACTGCGGTGCCAAGCTCTTGGAGCCTCAAGCCTCGAAGCAGTAG
- a CDS encoding phosphatase PAP2 family protein, whose amino-acid sequence MRKYWVFLALFIALSVAIKVLSEPNVPFNVQVFEAINYHQVSFLNPVMVFLTLYGREYVWIPLTAVLLVFKRTRKIAITLAASFVLAIILGEASKYLFAQLRPFYYVHANLLVPEPHDYSYPSGHALIVGDGAVVLMSTSPKWLWIPMLIEALLVSYSRVYVGVHWPADVLGGWLLGAWTALFSVDMERRGVLKGIERALKAE is encoded by the coding sequence ATGCGAAAGTACTGGGTTTTCCTGGCCCTTTTCATCGCCTTATCCGTAGCAATAAAAGTCTTGAGCGAGCCGAATGTACCGTTCAACGTACAAGTGTTCGAGGCAATTAACTACCACCAAGTTTCCTTCCTGAACCCAGTGATGGTGTTCCTTACTTTGTACGGCAGGGAGTACGTGTGGATACCGTTGACCGCCGTCCTACTTGTGTTCAAGAGGACTAGGAAGATAGCCATAACCTTGGCAGCCTCCTTCGTGCTAGCCATAATACTGGGCGAGGCGTCAAAGTACTTGTTCGCCCAGCTCAGGCCCTTCTATTACGTCCACGCCAACCTCTTGGTACCAGAGCCACACGACTACTCATACCCCTCGGGTCACGCCCTCATCGTGGGAGACGGAGCAGTTGTGCTCATGTCGACCTCTCCCAAGTGGCTCTGGATCCCCATGCTAATAGAGGCACTTCTGGTGAGCTACTCCAGAGTGTACGTCGGAGTACACTGGCCAGCAGACGTGTTAGGCGGGTGGTTACTAGGGGCGTGGACTGCGCTCTTCTCTGTGGACATGGAGAGGAGGGGCGTGCTCAAGGGAATAGAGAGGGCGCTTAAGGCAGAGTGA